The nucleotide window CCTCGGCCTGGTGGAGATGGAGCGGGGTGATCTCGAGGGCAGCCATGGGCGCACCGGGCTCCTGCATCAATCATAGGGGTACACGGGTCAACCTCCCTCAATAACACTCCTTTCCCACGCAATTCTCCCGTACCACGTTGGGCCCTTGCACGAACTCCTTAGGACCCACCAGACCCACCAGGCCTCCGGATCCGAGGGTGCGGATCTTGTTGCCCTCGAGGGTGTAGCGCCCCACCTGCCCGAAAGCCCGGTTCTCACAGTTGCCTATGGCGGTGTTGGCGTCGATGAGGTGAAAACCGGTGGCGTAGTTGACCCGGTTGTTGCGGATGATGTGACCCACGTTGGTGTAAATGAAGCTTCCCCAGCGGTTGGAGCAGCGCCCGTCGTTCTGGGTGAACCACTCCACTCGCCCCTTCACCTCGTTGTTCTGCACCAGCACCTGCTCGGCAGTGAAGCCCACCGCCGTGTGGGTACCCGCAAAGGTATTGCCATCGGCCACGATGAACTGCCCGTTACGCTGTTCATGCTTCTGGATGCCGTTGGCAGGCTGGTCGAGATCCTGGCTGAAGTCGTCGTTGGTGAGAAACAGCAGGCCTCCACTGCCGAAGGAGGCGGCAAAATTAGCCTTGATTACCCCGCCACCGTGCAGCCCGTCGAGGTAGACGGCGTAGGGCGAAGGCCCCTCGAAGCTGCCCCCGCGAATCCACACGTTATCGATAAGGGCGTTACCCGAAACCAAGCCGGGGTGGTGCACACCGGGCTCGAGCTTCAAGGTCGTGCCCACGAAGCTCAGGTTGTCGAGCACCACGTCCCGGATGCCCGCGATGCGGACAAGGGGGGTGGGAATCTCCCCGTAGCCGTCGAAGGTGAGGTTCTTGAGGTAGATGTTGCCGGGGCGGTTTTGCGCGGTGCGACGACAGAGGGCGTGGTTGGGATCGTAGTCCTTGACGATGCAGTCGACGAATTCGACATAGCTTTTAATGGCCGGGTCCTTCGAGCCTTTGGGTATGGCTCCGTAGCCCCCGCTCAGCAGCGCCCGCCCCTGGATGCGCACGGTGCCGGGCTCGTCGGCCACGATCTGGATGTTGCTGTAGCCCCGCGTCACAAAGGACTGCCGGTAGACCCCGGGTCGCAACTTGATGGTCACGCCCGAATCGCCGTAGCGGTCGATCGCCTCCTGAATGCTATCTTTAGGAGTGAGCTCGAGCACCCGCGCGAAGGGTCTAATCCCTCCGATGGGAATCCCGCCCGGCGCGTCGGGGTTGAGGGGATGGCGGGCCCACCAGGCCTCCACCGTGCTGCGGTAATCCACGTTCACACGGGGAACCCCCGGCCCCTCGGCGGGCACGGCTTGGCCCAACACCACCCTCACGCCCAGCGCCAACCCCGTGGCGAGAAGCATCCAAGCTCTGACAGTGACGCTCATAGTGCTCAATCTACAAGCACGCCGTCTGAGTTTTGTGGCTTTGGACATAGGCCAGGGCCCTCCGCACCGCATGGGGCTCGGATTCGTTCAAAAGATAGACTTCGACCCCCTGCGCTAACAAAGCCTTGAACAGCTCCGGAAAATAAGCTCAGTTCATAGGCAGGCAACCTCCGGCACAGCGCCCGAACCCCCTCCGGATCACTGAACAACAGCGCGACCCGATCGGCTTTTCCCGGACCCAAGCGCAGCAGGGGTTCCTCCAGGCGACCCGCGTAAAACAGCACTTCATCCAAGTGATGCACAACTTCCACATTATCGCCTCTTGAGCCTGTTATGATTGAGTTCGTGAAAGTTGCACTCTTCATTGACGGTTCGTATATGTATAACGCCGCCAAACGGCTGGGTTGGAACGTAGATCACCGCCGGGTGATCGCCCAGTTCGGCCCCGCCGATGACCTCTATAACGCCTTCTACTACGCTCCCCTGACCGATCCGGACGACGAGCGCCAGCAGAAATTCCTCGACGCCCTCATCTTCATGGGCTACACCGTGCGCAGCCGGGAGGTACACGGAGAGCCGCGTTTCGAGGCGCTGTTGGCCACCGATGCCCTCACCACCGCCCCTCGCTGGGACCGCGCCATCGTGGCCACCGGAGCCAGCGAGTTGGCGCACACTTTCTCCGCGCTGCGGGCCATGGGCAAGGAGATCCACCTGCTGGGCGTACCCGAGCTCACCGACCTCGAGCTGCGCAACCAGGCCGACCGCTACCTCGACCTGCGCGAGATGCGCGAAGCCCTCGAGCGCCAGAGTGGCGGGCGGCGGATGTACCCCGCCATTGAATCTTTACCCGAGAACCAGGAGGAAACCCAGCCCACACCCGCTCGAGGGGTCTTCGACTCCCTCGAGGACGAGTTGTAGGCGCCCTATCCGTGAGAGCGCACTCCCTGACTGAGCTCCAGGCTCAGCCCAGCCGCCACGCCCTGGCCCTGGGTGTGCTTTTGCTGGCCCTCTTGTTGCTGTTCAGCCAGGGCCGGCCTCTGCCCCTGAGTGATCCCTGGCAGCGGCTGTCCCTGCGGCAAATCCTGGTGGGCCTTGAGCCCTCCCGCCGCGAGGCGATCGTGAGGGAGTACCTCTCGCTCAAGGCTTCAGCCCAGATCCTAACCGGGCACCCTGGCGCGAGGGCCGTGAGCCGCCTACTGCGCCTGGAGTTCTACAACCAAAGCCGCAATCGCCCTTCAGCCTTTGGCCGCCCCGAGGAGGCCCTGGCCGCCTCCAGACGCTGGCTCGAGGCCATCGGAGCGCTCAAGCGGGGCCAGCCCCCCGACACCCGAGACCTGCCGCTGGCCCTGGAGCGCGTGCTGCCCTACCGCCAGGAGATCGGCCAGGCGGCCCAGAGGCTGCATTTCCCCTCGGGGGTGCTCGCAGCAATAGTGGACAACGAGGAGTACGGCGGGGGTAAGGCTTTAGGCTTGTCGAGGGGAATTCGCTCCCTGGCCGACGGACTAGCCGAGAGCCTCAGCGAGAGCACCGGCAGCGCGGGACCGCTGTCGCGCACCCTGGGTCTGGCCCAGATGTCCTGGGAGGACGCGCTCAAGCAGCAGCGGCGCCTCAAGCGCTTCGCAGCCTGGCCCTATGCCAGCTTCCCACGCACCGAACTCGAGGCCCGCCAGGCCCTGGAAGATCCCGTCAAGAACCTGCTGCTTACAGCCTCGAGGCTGCGCGGCTATTTCAACGCGGCCCTGGGGCTTTCCTGGAGCAACACCCGCTATCTGGCCGGACACTGGCTCTACTACCTCGGCCCGGCCTGGCACAACTGGCCTACCGGAGCCCGGCAGCAAGCCACCTGGCCCTACGCCTTCCACGGTTTCTTCAAGGGGATGTTCTACCAAGCGCTGTTCGCGGTTCGCTAAAACGAACAACTGCCGCATAGGGCAGTTGTCGTCTTCGGGAAGGCTGGCTTCTAGCCCAACACCAGGGGCCTCAATAACGGTGGCGCTGCCCCCTCGCACCCGCCCAATAAGCGCAAATCCAGATGTCCCCTCGCCTTCCCTCGAAGCCCCACACCCCATATTGGATTGCATGGGCTGTCGAACTTCGAGGCGATGCTAGCGTAAGCACCGTTACAGCAGCGTTACATCGGCACGGGTCGTCGATGGCCATAGCGCTAGATGCGCTCGAGCCACTCCCCCGCCCTGCCCGGCGGTAGGACTGGCCATTCCCCCCGCAGCATATGGCGCTCGACCTCCGCGACAGCCTGGGTGGCCCGCTCCACCCACTCCGCCGGATAAAGCGGGGCCTTGGCTGCGAACTCCTCGAGGTCGAAAGCCTGGCAGCGGTGGTCGGCTCTGCACTTCACGTCGAGTTCAAGGTCGTACTGCCAGATGCGCTCGGGCTCGAAGCGGGGGGGAGTCTGGATGTTCCAGTAGTACTCGAGCACCCTACCCTCGGCGTCGAGGTCGGGGCCACCCGAGTACCAGCGCCCCTCGAAAAAGGCCACGTAAGCCTGGTGGTCCACGCGCAGCACCCGCCCTTTGCTTTCGTGGTGGAACTCGAAGCCCAGGGGCATGTACAGCAGCACCGCCCCCCCGCGCACCTCGCGCACCTCGGCCTCCCACCAGTAGTGCAGCCGCTCCTGGGGGTACTTCCAGAACTCCAAGCGCACGCGCTGGCCTGGCTCGTACACCTCAGCCCTCCAGCGAGGAACGAGGATCAGTGCGCAGCCGCCGGGGTCGGCGCCTCGTCGCGTTCGGAGGAGTGACCGGGGTTGACCTTGAGTTCGGGGTGAGCGTAGGCGGCGGCGTAGTTGGCCGCAATGGAGGCCTCACCAAAGCCCAAGCAGATCAACGGCAACTTGCCGTTGTAGCTCGCCACGTCGCCGCAGGCGAAGATGCCGGGACGGCTGGTGCGCATGGTCGAATCGAGCACTTTGATCTTCTTGTTGCCCTCCATCTCGAGGCCCCACGTCGCCAGCGGCCCCAGCTTGGAGAGGTAGCCGGCCAGGATGACCACCGCGTCCACCCCCAGCACGGTCTCCTCTTTGCTGACGTTGTTGAAGATCACCGCCTCGCGTACCCGCTCATCGCCGCGGATCTCCTTGAGTTCGTAGGGGGTGAGAATACGGACCTCCCCCGCCTCGGCAGCCTCGATCATCTGGTTGACGGTGGCGGCGTGGGCGCGGAATTGCTCGCGGCGGTGGATCAGGGTGACCTCGGCGGTATCTTTGAGGCCCAGCGTCCAGTCGGCGGCGCTATCGCCACCCCCCACGATCAGCACGCGCTTGCCGGCGAATTCGGCCTTGCTCTTGACCGCGTAGTAAACCCCCTTTCCCGTGAACTCAGCCTCGCCGGGGCAGCCCACCTTGCGCGGCTCGAAGGCCCCCACCCCCGCCGCGATGATCACCGCGCCGGTGGCGTAGGTGTGACCGCTGGAGGTGGTGATGTGGAAGTCGCCGTTTACCTCCTCGAGCTTCTCCGCCCGCTCGCCCAGGGTGTAGATGGGCTTGAAGGGCTCGAGCTGTTGGATGAGGTTGTTCACCAGGTCCTTGGCGAGAATCTTGGGGAAACCCGCGATGTCGTAGATGTATTTTTCGGGGTACAGGGCCATGAGTTGCCCCCCCGGCTCCGGCAACGGGTCGATGATCCGCACCGTGAGGTCGCGCATCCCCACATAGAACGCTGCGAAGAGTCCTGCCGGCCCAGCTCCGATCACGGTCACGTCGGTCCGCAACATGGTGAATAAGATAACACAAGGACTCCGGTTTGGTATACCGTAAATTCGCAGTACCCCCCCAACCCCTCTCCTCGCGGCTAAGGTGCGCGCTTCTCCTGACAAGATGCGCCCGCGCTCGCTTCCCGGCGGCAAAACAGGACGGCTGAAAGCCGCCCATTATGCCTTCACGCCGATAGTTTATGCAGCCTGCTGGGCCAGGTCCTCCAGGCCGCGGATGTTCTCGAGCACCAGTTTGCCGTAGCCGGACTTGATGTAGCCCTCGCGCGAGAGCTCGCCGATGACCTTGGTCACGGTCTCGCGCACCGAGCCGACCGCCGAAGCGATCTCGTCGTGGGTGGCGCGCACACCCACACGGCCACTGCTCTCGCGGAAGGCGATGGGGGTGTTGGAGAGCTCGAGCAAGGTGGCGGCGATGCGGTTCTTCAGGCGCTGGCCCGAGAGGCGCTGGATGGTGCGGTAGGTCTGGGTGAGCGCGTTCACCAGGTGCCGAGCCAGCTTCACGGTCTCCTCGGGGGTAAGCTCTTCCGGCGAAACGATGTCGATGCGGGTGCGGGTCACCGCCTCCGCGAAGTAGCTGCGCTCATCGCCCGAAAGCACTTCCTCGCCAAAGTACTCGCCCGGACGCGCGAAGCGCAACGTCAGGGCATTGCCCTCTTCGTCCACGCTCTGGAGGCGCACCAGCCCCTCGCGCACCCGGTAAAGCTTGTCCTTGGGGCCCGGCTTTCCGGGGTATAGGATGATTTCTCCAGCGTGGAAGCCGATGGTGTCAATGATGCTGTTTTGCATTTATTCATCGCCTCCTTGATCCATAGCTTAGTCCTTAAGTACCATTTTGTAAATAGATATGTTGATTATTTCCTGAGTCCTTGCTGAGACCGCCCAAGATCAGCATGCCGTCTTCAAGACCTTCTACGCGGCCAACCTGCCGTCGGATTTCCCTTTGAGCCTACCCGGTGGCCATCGAACGACTGGGGCCCTCTGGTGGGTCGGGCGACATCCGGACAGACGGGCCTCGAGGCCAGGAAATACAATGCTGGTGTGGTTACCTTACGCGATCTGTTCGCCCTGCTGGGTCGCGAAGCCCCGACCCTGCCGGTGCGGGGCGTGACCCATGACTCGAGGCTGGTCGAACCCGGCTTCGTGTTCGTGGCGATCCGGGGTGTTCCCCTGCAAAGTCGAGCGCCGCTGGACGGGCACGACTTCATCCCGCAAGCGCTTGAGCGCGGCGCCGTGGCGGTGGTCGGAACCAAAGAGCTAAAGCTGTCCGTCCCCTACTGCAAAGTGAGCCATGATCGGGCCGCCCTAGCCGACCTGGCCGCGGCTTTGTGGGGCTATCCAGCAAGGCAGCTCGAGCTGGCCGGGGTGACCGGCTCCAAGGGCAAGACCACCGTGGCGGTGCTGCTGCACCACCTACTCCAGTCGGCGCGGTCCCCGGTGGGGCGGCTCTCGACGGTGGGCGTCAAGATCGGCGCGGAAGAGCTGTTCCTCCCCGGCCACTTCACCACCCCCGAAGCCCCGCAGGTGCAGGAGGTGCTGCGGCGCTTCGTGGAGGCTGGGTGTCGGCAAGCGGTGCTCGAGGTCTCCAGCCACGCCATCGCGCTCGAGCGCGTGCGCGGGCTGGAGTACGCGGTGGGTATCTTCACCAATCTCTTCGAGGACCACCTCGACTTGCACGGCAGCATGGAGAACTACTTCGCCGAGAAGAAGAAGCTGCTCGAGCGCTCACAGTGGCGCGTGGTGAACAGCGACAACGGCTGGACCCGCCACCTGGCCGACGGGCCCAGCACCTGGAGCTACGGCTTGGCGGGCGACTGGCGGGCCGAGAAACTGACGGAGGGTGCGGGGGGGCTCGAGTTCGAGGTGTGCTCCCCCATCGGCTCGTTCGCGGTTCAGCTCCCCATGGTGGGGCGCTTCAACGCCGAAAACGCCCTGGCCGCCCTGGCCGCCGCCGCACGGATGGGCCTCTCGGTGGAGGAGATGCAGCGTGGCCTGGCCAGTTTCCCCGGCGTTCCTGGCCGGATGCAACTCCTGCAGGCCGAGCCCTTCCGGGTCATCGTCGACTTCG belongs to Calidithermus timidus DSM 17022 and includes:
- a CDS encoding NYN domain-containing protein: MKVALFIDGSYMYNAAKRLGWNVDHRRVIAQFGPADDLYNAFYYAPLTDPDDERQQKFLDALIFMGYTVRSREVHGEPRFEALLATDALTTAPRWDRAIVATGASELAHTFSALRAMGKEIHLLGVPELTDLELRNQADRYLDLREMREALERQSGGRRMYPAIESLPENQEETQPTPARGVFDSLEDEL
- a CDS encoding DUF402 domain-containing protein, giving the protein MYEPGQRVRLEFWKYPQERLHYWWEAEVREVRGGAVLLYMPLGFEFHHESKGRVLRVDHQAYVAFFEGRWYSGGPDLDAEGRVLEYYWNIQTPPRFEPERIWQYDLELDVKCRADHRCQAFDLEEFAAKAPLYPAEWVERATQAVAEVERHMLRGEWPVLPPGRAGEWLERI
- a CDS encoding NAD(P)/FAD-dependent oxidoreductase, which codes for MLRTDVTVIGAGPAGLFAAFYVGMRDLTVRIIDPLPEPGGQLMALYPEKYIYDIAGFPKILAKDLVNNLIQQLEPFKPIYTLGERAEKLEEVNGDFHITTSSGHTYATGAVIIAAGVGAFEPRKVGCPGEAEFTGKGVYYAVKSKAEFAGKRVLIVGGGDSAADWTLGLKDTAEVTLIHRREQFRAHAATVNQMIEAAEAGEVRILTPYELKEIRGDERVREAVIFNNVSKEETVLGVDAVVILAGYLSKLGPLATWGLEMEGNKKIKVLDSTMRTSRPGIFACGDVASYNGKLPLICLGFGEASIAANYAAAYAHPELKVNPGHSSERDEAPTPAAAH
- a CDS encoding helix-turn-helix domain-containing protein — translated: MQNSIIDTIGFHAGEIILYPGKPGPKDKLYRVREGLVRLQSVDEEGNALTLRFARPGEYFGEEVLSGDERSYFAEAVTRTRIDIVSPEELTPEETVKLARHLVNALTQTYRTIQRLSGQRLKNRIAATLLELSNTPIAFRESSGRVGVRATHDEIASAVGSVRETVTKVIGELSREGYIKSGYGKLVLENIRGLEDLAQQAA
- a CDS encoding UDP-N-acetylmuramoyl-L-alanyl-D-glutamate--2,6-diaminopimelate ligase: MVTLRDLFALLGREAPTLPVRGVTHDSRLVEPGFVFVAIRGVPLQSRAPLDGHDFIPQALERGAVAVVGTKELKLSVPYCKVSHDRAALADLAAALWGYPARQLELAGVTGSKGKTTVAVLLHHLLQSARSPVGRLSTVGVKIGAEELFLPGHFTTPEAPQVQEVLRRFVEAGCRQAVLEVSSHAIALERVRGLEYAVGIFTNLFEDHLDLHGSMENYFAEKKKLLERSQWRVVNSDNGWTRHLADGPSTWSYGLAGDWRAEKLTEGAGGLEFEVCSPIGSFAVQLPMVGRFNAENALAALAAAARMGLSVEEMQRGLASFPGVPGRMQLLQAEPFRVIVDFAHTGDSLRAALKTLRPTTRGRLVVVIGAAGNQDPSRRTGIGQVAAELADFAIFTEEDHRSENLGAILRTMAQAHGDPRRHVCIGDRRSAIRHAVENARSGDTLLFSGKGHERTLERGTETIPWNEVEEVRAALRGYRVQGDG